In Blastocatellia bacterium, the genomic window TGGACATCGAAAGATCATCCGATGACCGAGCTGCGCCTCGACGCACGATTCTGATCACCGGCGCAAACGGATTACTTGGCCGACAGGTCGTTCAGTGGTTCTCCCCGCGCCACCATGTTGTGGCCGCATCACGAGTGGATCTTAACATTGCCGATGCCGACGCAGTGAACCGATACGTTGACGAGTGCAGCCCCGATCTCATTATCAATTGCGCAGCTTTGTCCAATGTGGATGCGTGCGAGAGCGATCCACAGGCGGCCTTTGTTGCCAACGCTGACGGGCCGCGCCATCTGGCGCAAGCTGCCCAGCGTATCGGCGCTGAACTCATTCATATCAGCACCGACTACGTCTTTGATGGGCAGAAGACAATCCCGTATACGATTGAGGATGAGCCGCGCCCTATCAATGTCTACGGAGCGTCTAAGCTGGCTGGCGAACAGTTTGTGCGTGAGGCCTGCCCGCGACATTACATCGTTCGCGTGGCTCGTTTGTTTGGGCCCGGCGGACGCAACTTTGCTAGCACGGCGCTGGAAACGGCCAAACAACATAGCCGATTGTTGGCCATCGTTGACGAGATCGGTTCGCCCACTTACGTGGTGGATTTAGCTCAGCGCCTTGAGGTGATTGCGCAACATGGCCATTATGGCACGTATCATGTCACCAATCGGGGCGCTTGTTCGTGGGCTGATTTTGCGACTTATGTCATCGAACTTGGCGGGTTGTCAGGCGTCACGATACAACGAGTACGCAGCGGCGATTTACATCGGCCAGCTCGACGCCCTGCCTATACTGAAATGCGCTGTCTGCTTTCGGAACGACTGGGATTTGAACCGCTGCGACCGTGGCAGCAGGCATACAGTGAATTTATCAACTCAGTGATAAGTTCAACGGAGCGCAATGCGCCGGCTGGGCATATAACGTAAAGGATACGTCACTTCGCTTGCAGAGATTGGAGAATTGTCCGGCGAAACTCTTGCGCCTTAGCGATGATTGTCGGTTGATCCAGCGTCAACAAACGACGGTTGCTCATCACCACGCGCCCATTGATGATAACCGTGTTGACATCGGTCGCATCAGTGGCATAAACCAATTGCGAATAGAGATCGTAGACAGGCACCTGATGTGGCGCATTCAAATCAACCACGATGATGTCAGCGCGTTTGCCGGGTTGGAGGCTGCCGATTTCTCGGTCCAGATGGAGAGCGCGCGCGCCGTTGATAGTGGCCATGGCCAAGGCCTGGCGCGCGCTGACAACTTTGGGGTCGGCTGAGGCGACTTTGTGCAGCAGCGCCGTCGTTTTCATCGCTTCAAACATGTCGAGCGTATTATTGCTGGCCGCGCCGTCCGTGCCCAGTCCCACGGCAACATCAGCGCGGAGCAGGCGGGGCACCGGCGCAATGCCCGATGCAAGTTTCATGTTGCTTTGCGGATTATGAACCACGCCGACCTGATGACGCTTGAGCAGGGCGATTTCTTCATCAGTCAGGTGAACCGCATGGGCTGCAATTAACCGAGGCGTCAAGAGTCCGATCCGTTGCAAATAGAGCACAGGACGCGCGCCGAATCGCTGACTGACATCGTCAATTTCGGTTTGCGTCTCGGCCACGTGCATGAGCACAGGAACGTCATGAGTCTCAGCGAATGATTGCACCTTTTTCAAAGTCTCCGTGGATAACGTGTAGGGCGCATGAGGCGCGATCGCCGGAACGATCAAAGGATGATGGCGATATTGGTTAATGAACCGCGCGGCATATTCCAGTGCCGCGTCCGGTGTGCGGCTATCGGGGCTGGGGAAATCAATCACTGTTTGACCGAGCACACCACGCATGCCGGCAGCGGCGGCAACGGCGGCAATTTCATCTTCAAAGTAGTACATATCGGCAAAGGTGGTCGTGCCGCCGCGGATCATTTCCACACACGCCAGCCGCGTTCCCCAGCGAACGAACTGGCGCGTGACGTTCTTGGCTTCAGCCGGAAAGATGTACTCGGTGAGCCACTGCTGCAAATCGAGGTCATCGGCGATGCCACGGAACAACACCATCGGCGCATGGGTATGTCCATTGATGAGTCCAGGTAGAACGGCTTTGTCGCGTGCATCAATCGTTTGTCGAGCGAGGAACC contains:
- the rfbD gene encoding dTDP-4-dehydrorhamnose reductase; translation: MDIERSSDDRAAPRRTILITGANGLLGRQVVQWFSPRHHVVAASRVDLNIADADAVNRYVDECSPDLIINCAALSNVDACESDPQAAFVANADGPRHLAQAAQRIGAELIHISTDYVFDGQKTIPYTIEDEPRPINVYGASKLAGEQFVREACPRHYIVRVARLFGPGGRNFASTALETAKQHSRLLAIVDEIGSPTYVVDLAQRLEVIAQHGHYGTYHVTNRGACSWADFATYVIELGGLSGVTIQRVRSGDLHRPARRPAYTEMRCLLSERLGFEPLRPWQQAYSEFINSVISSTERNAPAGHIT
- a CDS encoding amidohydrolase: MMRTVHSVLVALLAVMVTTAGCAVARAGLQRERVDLVIQGGTVLTMDADWSSFHDGFVAVRGDRIVAVGERRALAPRFLARQTIDARDKAVLPGLINGHTHAPMVLFRGIADDLDLQQWLTEYIFPAEAKNVTRQFVRWGTRLACVEMIRGGTTTFADMYYFEDEIAAVAAAAGMRGVLGQTVIDFPSPDSRTPDAALEYAARFINQYRHHPLIVPAIAPHAPYTLSTETLKKVQSFAETHDVPVLMHVAETQTEIDDVSQRFGARPVLYLQRIGLLTPRLIAAHAVHLTDEEIALLKRHQVGVVHNPQSNMKLASGIAPVPRLLRADVAVGLGTDGAASNNTLDMFEAMKTTALLHKVASADPKVVSARQALAMATINGARALHLDREIGSLQPGKRADIIVVDLNAPHQVPVYDLYSQLVYATDATDVNTVIINGRVVMSNRRLLTLDQPTIIAKAQEFRRTILQSLQAK